The sequence AAGTGCCTCCACGAGGGTCTCAGCGAGCAGGGGTTTGAAGGTCCCCCAGCCCATCTCGGCGCATTCCACGGCAGCGGCATCTCGGCCTTTGCCGCTGAGCAGGGCGTAGAGACCAAGCAGGTTGTCGGTCTCAGGCCGCTCGGGGTTTCCGAATTCCAGACCCATCACGGGGTCCGTTTTGGCGCGCTTGACCTTTTTAGTAATGACCTCAGGGGGATCCAGAAGGTTGACCCTGGACCCCTCATTGGGGTCGCTCTTGCTCATCTTGCTGCGGCCGTCGGTGAGGCTCATGACCCGGGCTCCTTCCTTGAGGATCAGCGGCTCGGGGACCTTCAGTACGGGGATGGGCTCGCCTTCGGCATCCCGCGGGGCAAACCGCGCATTGATCCGCTGTTGGGCGATATCTCGGGCCAGCTCCAGGTGTTGCTTCTGGTCTTCACCAACGGGGACGAGGTCCGCGTCATAGAGAAGAATGTCGGCCGCCATCAAGACGGGGTAGTCCAGTAGGCCGACGGACACCTGGTCCCCTTGTTTCACCGCTTTTTCTTTGAACTGGATCATCCGCTCCAGCCAGTTCAACGGGGTGACGCAGTTCAGCAGCCAGCAGAGCTCGCTGTGGGCTGAGACGTGGCTTTGGACAAAAACCGTGGCTTCGTCTGGGTCAATCCCGCAAGCCAGGTAGAGCGCAGCGGTGTTGCGCGTGTCACGGGCCAGGACCTCCGCATCGTGGGGGACCGTGATCGCATGCAAATCAACGACACAAAAAAAGGTGTCGTGGCTCTTCTGCAGGTCGACCCAGTTGCGGATGGCCCCAAGCCAATTGCCCAGATGCAAGGCGCCAGTGGGCTGAACTCCGGACAGAACCCTGGCGCGTTGCATGCGAGCTGGCGAAATGTTCGCCGGATTCTGCCTGGAGGCAGTCCCCGGCAGCGGCCGTCGATCAGGCCTCGGTGGTCTCGCTGGCTTCCACTGCATCGGCAGTGGCCTCGGCGGGAGCGGCATCGCTTGCAGCAGCAGTCGAGTCGCTCACCGGCTCCTCTTCAGCGACGGGAGCCGGAGGCTTGGCCG is a genomic window of Synechococcus sp. A10-1-5-1 containing:
- the trpS gene encoding tryptophan--tRNA ligase; this encodes MQRARVLSGVQPTGALHLGNWLGAIRNWVDLQKSHDTFFCVVDLHAITVPHDAEVLARDTRNTAALYLACGIDPDEATVFVQSHVSAHSELCWLLNCVTPLNWLERMIQFKEKAVKQGDQVSVGLLDYPVLMAADILLYDADLVPVGEDQKQHLELARDIAQQRINARFAPRDAEGEPIPVLKVPEPLILKEGARVMSLTDGRSKMSKSDPNEGSRVNLLDPPEVITKKVKRAKTDPVMGLEFGNPERPETDNLLGLYALLSGKGRDAAAVECAEMGWGTFKPLLAETLVEALRPIQERYSTLSADPAELDRVLKAGSERANAVAQTTLERTREALGFLKSN